From the Nerophis ophidion isolate RoL-2023_Sa linkage group LG18, RoL_Noph_v1.0, whole genome shotgun sequence genome, one window contains:
- the LOC133537352 gene encoding proline-rich protein 36-like: MSWKGMFSSNISKEEFSRRLDTLFPPLETVPQSAGSVWHPILEGGDSTGDCAGVAAQWHPDRLPPAKLIPPVFRFSQPQPPVPWLASELAPVPWLATELAPVPRLASELAPVPRLAPELAPAPQLASELASVPELAPELAPAPQLAPELATVPELASELAAVPELAAVPELAVVSELASELTAVPELAPELVPAPRLNPSFPPAPWLAPVSPPAPRLASTSAPRPVAPTSVHRPAPQLPSSSLALTSAASTPQMTSAAFTPPSSYASTLQTSPPRFWRDAPWRHSRPPPRLPRWCPLLGCPPRRRQLHSTRRRHQTRPRWIRGHLGWRPTTSSPLRPPLTFVPVLLVFRPVGHLEAVHKKGGTVTVQTPASAARPSVRHSGHAHGRTHPGTSRARPRPAAAASCNQSPANFTPDGNDGAAFIDLDNLPSRAGL; this comes from the coding sequence ATGTCTTGGAAGGGGATGTTCAGTAGCAATATTAGCAAAGAGGAATTTTCTCGTCGCCTGGACACCCTCTTCCCACCCTTAGAGACTGTTCCTCAGTCTGCAGGAAGCGTCTGGCATCCAATTTTGGAGGGGGGGGATAGTACTGGTGACTGTGCTGGTGTGGCGGCGCAGTGGCACCCAGACAGGCTACCCCCTGCCAAACTAATTCCACCTGTCTTCCGCTTTTCTCAGCCACAGCCACCAGTTCCCTGGCTAGCCTCCGAACTAGCACCAGTTCCCTGGCTAGCGACCGAGCTAGCTCCAGTCCCCAGACTAGCCTCTGAGCTGGCACCAGTCCCCAGGTTAGCGCCCGAACTAGCACCAGCCCcacagctagcctccgagctagcgtctgtccccgagctagcccctgagttagcaccagccccacagttagcccccgagctagcgacagtccccgagctagcctccgagctagcggcagTACCCGAGCTAGCAGCAGTACCCGAGCTAGCGGTAGtctccgagctagcctccgagctaacgGCAGTCCCTGAGCTAGCACCCGAACTAGTGCCAGCCCCAAGGCTGAACCCCTCGTTTCCACCAGCTCCCTGGCTGGCCCCTGTGTctccaccagctcccaggctggccTCGACCTCTGCCCCTCGGCCTGTAGCGCCGACTTCAGTACATCGGCCAGCTCCTCAGCTGCCCTCCTCGTCTTTGGCTTTGAcgtctgctgcttccacgccGCAGATGACGTCCGCTGCCTTCACGCCGCCGTCTTCCTATGCCTCTACGCTTCAGACATCACCTCCTCGTTTCTGGCGAGACGCACCATGGCGTCACTCGCGTCCGCCTCCACGACTTCCAAGATGGTGCCCGTTACTTGGTTGCCCGCCTCGCCGGCGTCAGCTGCATTCTACTCGCCGTCGCCACCagactcgtccccggtggattcggggacacttgggctggcgacccaccaccagttcgcccctccgccctcccttgacttttgttCCTGTGCTCTTGGTGTTTCGACCTGtgggacatctggaagctgtccataagaaggggggtactgttacggttcagacccctgccagcgccgctcgtccatctgtgcgccactcggggcacgcccacgggcgcacacatccaggaacgagccgcgcgcgtccccgccctgcagcagctgccagctgcaatcagtcacctgcaaacttcacacctgatggtaatgacggagctgcctttatagacctggacaacctgccatcacgggccggattatag